The Parashewanella spongiae genome has a window encoding:
- a CDS encoding EscU/YscU/HrcU family type III secretion system export apparatus switch protein, with product MTKSNIRKQATALNYTGSGAPVISAQGKGVVAEDIIALAEQAGIHIHQNEHLSDFLQQLETGEAIPEDLYYLIAEILSFVYLLEGKQPKGWNNES from the coding sequence ATGACTAAAAGCAATATAAGGAAGCAAGCTACAGCACTTAATTATACTGGCAGTGGCGCACCTGTCATTTCAGCACAAGGAAAAGGCGTCGTAGCAGAAGATATTATTGCCTTAGCAGAACAAGCAGGGATTCATATCCATCAAAATGAGCATTTAAGTGATTTCTTACAACAGCTAGAAACAGGTGAAGCCATCCCTGAAGACCTCTATTACTTAATAGCCGAGATATTATCTTTCGTTTACCTACTGGAAGGGAAACAACCGAAGGGGTGGAATAATGAGAGTTGA
- a CDS encoding DUF2802 domain-containing protein, with translation MGNEFLIAALFYATVCLALVLYLQKQLSKLRNKVDALTSLVKAADKKYETTKKELQELRNGTIGVGRRVIELEKKHLQYEARLDETEQEEPQSRMYTRAMKMVSLGADINEIVQECELPRAEAELLIRLHGADK, from the coding sequence ATGGGAAACGAGTTTTTAATTGCGGCCTTATTTTATGCCACGGTCTGCTTAGCATTAGTACTCTATTTGCAAAAGCAATTGAGTAAGCTTCGAAATAAAGTCGATGCCTTAACTTCATTAGTTAAAGCGGCAGATAAAAAATACGAAACGACCAAAAAAGAATTACAAGAATTGAGAAATGGTACTATTGGTGTTGGTCGCAGAGTAATTGAATTAGAAAAAAAGCATCTTCAGTATGAAGCGCGTTTAGATGAAACAGAGCAAGAGGAGCCACAATCACGTATGTACACCCGTGCAATGAAAATGGTCTCTTTAGGTGCAGATATCAATGAAATTGTGCAAGAGTGCGAATTGCCTAGAGCAGAAGCTGAACTGTTGATCAGGCTGCATGGTGCTGATAAATAA
- a CDS encoding chemotaxis protein CheW has product MTSSKNLAVSASKDDSVLQWVTFKLDNETYGINVMQVQEVLRYSEIAPVPGAPHYVVGIINLRGNVVTVIDTRARFGLNGAEVTDSTRIVIIEAEKQVIGILVDSVAEVVYLKRSEIDNAPNVGTEESAKFIQGVSNRGEELLILVDLDKLLSDEEWNEISQL; this is encoded by the coding sequence ATGACAAGTTCGAAAAATCTGGCTGTTTCTGCCAGTAAAGATGACTCAGTTTTACAATGGGTAACATTCAAACTGGACAATGAAACGTACGGTATAAATGTAATGCAAGTTCAAGAGGTATTGCGTTATAGCGAAATTGCCCCAGTACCAGGTGCACCGCATTACGTTGTGGGTATTATCAATTTGCGCGGCAATGTTGTCACGGTTATTGATACTCGTGCTCGTTTTGGACTGAATGGTGCAGAAGTGACAGATTCGACTCGAATCGTCATCATTGAAGCTGAAAAACAAGTTATTGGCATTTTGGTGGATAGTGTTGCTGAAGTGGTTTACTTGAAACGTTCTGAAATCGATAACGCACCGAATGTTGGTACTGAGGAAAGTGCTAAATTCATCCAAGGAGTGAGTAACCGAGGGGAAGAGTTACTGATCCTTGTCGATTTGGATAAATTGCTTTCCGATGAAGAGTGGAATGAGATATCACAACTTTAA
- a CDS encoding chemotaxis protein CheW has translation MTSLIDEPVVDFFSVLLKEPTRENKAHSHLVKQKLEVTTDEVVVKTDYKDPLVQKQSLENLLSQVSVLEQVTEIENKVKETQENAVEVKIELNEPSETLVERNQANQIELLDNEFQVLFFKVAGLVLAIPLVCLGGIIKLEKVNKLIGKPDWFKGIQNNREQQINVVDTAAWVMPEKYTNELKTTISYQYVVLLEGSRWGLACESLLNADKVEKSQVNWRKKIGKRPWLAGVVKKQMCGILNVQSLIELLDNGMNCQDSVD, from the coding sequence ATGACTAGTTTAATTGATGAACCAGTGGTTGACTTTTTCTCTGTGCTACTTAAAGAGCCGACTCGGGAAAATAAAGCTCATTCTCATTTAGTCAAACAAAAATTAGAAGTGACCACTGATGAAGTGGTGGTAAAAACTGACTATAAAGATCCGCTGGTTCAAAAGCAAAGTTTAGAAAACTTGCTTTCTCAGGTGTCAGTATTAGAACAAGTGACAGAAATCGAAAATAAGGTTAAAGAAACTCAAGAAAATGCCGTTGAAGTAAAAATCGAATTAAATGAGCCTTCTGAAACATTGGTTGAACGAAATCAAGCAAATCAGATAGAGCTACTAGACAACGAATTTCAAGTTTTATTTTTTAAAGTTGCAGGATTAGTGTTAGCTATTCCACTAGTTTGCCTAGGTGGAATTATAAAATTAGAAAAAGTAAATAAATTGATTGGCAAGCCTGACTGGTTTAAAGGTATCCAGAATAATAGAGAGCAGCAAATTAACGTAGTGGACACGGCCGCTTGGGTAATGCCTGAAAAGTATACGAATGAATTAAAAACGACTATAAGTTATCAGTATGTTGTATTATTAGAAGGAAGTCGATGGGGGCTTGCTTGTGAATCTTTGTTAAATGCTGACAAAGTAGAAAAAAGCCAAGTTAATTGGCGGAAAAAAATCGGAAAGCGGCCTTGGCTTGCTGGGGTAGTTAAAAAGCAAATGTGTGGCATTTTAAATGTTCAATCATTGATTGAACTACTTGATAATGGCATGAATTGTCAAGATTCTGTTGATTGA
- a CDS encoding ParA family protein: MKVWTIANQKGGVGKTTSVITLAGILSKLGKRVLVIDTDPHASLGYYLGIDSEEVPGSLYDLFLAHDQLSSDLVNAHIVPTAVECLDLLPATMALATVDRKLGHVDGMGLLIRNILSHVSGRYDYVLIDCPPVLGVLMVNALAACNQIIIPVQTEFLALKGLERMVKTMGLMGRSQQEKYQFTIVPTMFDKRTKASPFALAELQKNYSEFLWSDVIPVDTKFRDSSLAHLPASYFSPSCRGVKAYEKLLKYIESLEPTHD, translated from the coding sequence GTGAAAGTTTGGACCATTGCAAACCAAAAAGGTGGGGTTGGTAAAACCACATCAGTTATTACTCTTGCAGGCATACTCAGTAAGCTTGGAAAAAGAGTTTTGGTCATTGATACGGATCCTCACGCCTCTCTAGGCTACTACTTGGGCATTGACTCAGAAGAAGTACCTGGTTCTTTATATGACCTTTTTTTAGCCCATGATCAACTTTCATCGGATCTGGTTAACGCTCACATTGTACCAACCGCTGTTGAATGTTTAGATTTACTTCCAGCAACAATGGCTTTAGCGACGGTCGACCGTAAACTGGGTCATGTTGATGGAATGGGGTTGTTAATTCGAAACATTTTGTCTCATGTCTCAGGTAGATACGACTATGTTTTAATTGATTGCCCGCCAGTTCTCGGTGTGCTGATGGTCAATGCCTTAGCTGCATGCAACCAAATTATTATTCCTGTTCAAACTGAATTCTTAGCGTTAAAAGGCTTAGAGCGGATGGTTAAAACTATGGGGTTAATGGGGCGGTCTCAACAGGAGAAATACCAATTTACAATTGTTCCCACAATGTTTGACAAAAGGACTAAAGCATCACCATTTGCGTTAGCAGAGTTGCAAAAAAATTACTCTGAATTCTTGTGGTCAGATGTCATCCCCGTCGATACCAAATTTCGTGATTCGAGCTTAGCTCACTTGCCTGCCTCCTATTTTTCGCCAAGTTGTCGGGGCGTAAAAGCTTATGAAAAGCTGTTGAAATATATAGAAAGTTTGGAGCCAACCCATGACTAG
- a CDS encoding protein-glutamate methylesterase/protein-glutamine glutaminase produces the protein MTIKVLVVDDSSFFRRRVSEILSQDPQLEVVAVAKHGAEAVKMVPEFRPQVITMDIEMPVMDGITAVKNIMAENPTPILMFSSLTQDGAKATLDALDAGALDFLPKKFEDIATNRDDAIRLLQQKVKELGRRRLFRRVPMTKSTPSVGTPKSTITPSRVTNNSNLNSFGKHSQITQEAPQAKINHKASGKRYKALVIGTSTGGPVALQRILTQFPKHYPHPILLIQHMPSAFTPAFASRLNGLCQIEVKEAQNGDALQPGCAYLAPGGMQMLVDKGGAFGRVKVISGSVEMNYKPSVDITFASVSKTFGADALAVVLTGMGADGREGARLLKTAGSTIWSQDEASCVVYGMPQAVTVAGLSSKSISLDNMAEAILKESGQE, from the coding sequence ATGACTATCAAAGTATTAGTTGTCGACGATTCAAGCTTTTTTAGACGGCGTGTTAGTGAAATACTCTCTCAAGATCCACAACTTGAAGTTGTAGCGGTTGCCAAGCATGGTGCCGAAGCCGTAAAAATGGTGCCAGAATTTCGACCGCAAGTCATTACGATGGACATTGAAATGCCAGTTATGGATGGAATCACGGCCGTTAAAAATATTATGGCCGAAAATCCAACTCCAATTTTGATGTTTTCATCTTTAACTCAAGACGGCGCTAAAGCCACATTAGATGCGTTAGATGCAGGTGCACTCGATTTTCTTCCCAAGAAATTTGAAGATATCGCAACTAATCGAGATGATGCTATTCGATTACTTCAACAAAAAGTTAAAGAATTAGGTCGTAGACGTTTGTTTCGCCGCGTACCAATGACAAAATCAACGCCTTCGGTTGGAACGCCAAAAAGTACTATAACGCCTTCAAGAGTTACAAATAATTCTAATCTTAATAGTTTTGGAAAGCATAGCCAGATTACTCAAGAAGCACCACAAGCTAAAATAAATCATAAAGCCAGTGGTAAACGGTATAAAGCCCTTGTTATTGGTACATCGACAGGCGGACCTGTTGCACTTCAACGGATTCTAACTCAATTTCCTAAACATTATCCGCATCCAATTTTGTTAATTCAGCATATGCCATCTGCTTTTACGCCAGCTTTTGCTTCACGATTAAACGGCTTGTGCCAAATTGAAGTTAAAGAAGCCCAGAATGGTGACGCACTCCAACCCGGTTGTGCTTATTTGGCTCCTGGTGGTATGCAGATGCTGGTTGATAAAGGCGGCGCATTTGGACGTGTAAAAGTCATAAGTGGCAGCGTCGAAATGAATTACAAGCCAAGTGTAGATATTACTTTTGCTTCTGTATCAAAAACCTTTGGTGCAGATGCTTTAGCCGTTGTGTTAACAGGAATGGGCGCTGATGGACGAGAAGGTGCTCGATTGCTCAAAACTGCTGGGTCGACGATTTGGAGCCAAGATGAAGCAAGTTGTGTGGTATATGGTATGCCTCAAGCTGTAACAGTTGCAGGACTGTCGAGTAAATCTATCTCATTAGATAATATGGCAGAAGCAATTTTGAAAGAATCAGGGCAAGAATAA